The Ursus arctos isolate Adak ecotype North America unplaced genomic scaffold, UrsArc2.0 scaffold_28, whole genome shotgun sequence genome has a window encoding:
- the MESP2 gene encoding mesoderm posterior protein 2, with the protein MAQSPPLHSLLGHDHWILPQGWGWASHPDSTSPASSSSDSSGSCPCDGARGPSLPALPARSARAAEAVPTAPGRGRSGPAGGQRQSASEREKLRMRTLARALHELRRFLPPSVAPAGQSLTKIETLRLAIRYIGHLSAVLGLSEESLQRRRRRRSDGAVSRGCPLCPDGGSAQAQTQTQVQVRAPGLDSAGGAAASWGSPPACPAALAAPERLGSRVPDMNPWVTPPYCPGMPSPPQLSQGRAPETALWTPPQACSGMRTSPEPRNQAIPWTPPPATPELAVVYQGISVSPESCLLPETPPLLSRPACQRLQPQTQWGCWNHSAEVLPSSEDQGPGPAFQLSDESPSQSSGLQLSGCPELWQEDLEAAHLGIFY; encoded by the exons ATGGCCCAGTCCCCTCCTCTGCACAGCCTCCTGGGCCACGACCACTGGATcttgccccagggctggggctgggccagccACCCGGACTCCACGTCCCCGGCCTCCTCCTCATCGGACTCGTCGGGCTCTTGCCCCTGCGACGGCGCCCGCGGCCCCTCGCTGCCCGCGCTCCCGGCCCGCAGCGCCCGCGCCGCAGAGGCCGTCCCGACGGCGCCGGGAAGAGGCCGCAGCGGCCCAGCCGGCGGACAGCGGCAGAGCGCCAGCGAGCGCGAGAAGTTGCGCATGCGCACGCTCGCCCGCGCCCTGCACGAGCTGCGCCGCTTTCTGCCGCCGTCCGTGGCGCCCGCCGGCCAGAGCCTCACCAAGATCGAGACGCTGCGCCTGGCCATCCGCTACATCGGCCACCTGTCGGCCGTGCTGGGCCTCAGCGAGGAGAGCCTGCagcggcggcgacggcggcgcAGCGACGGGGCAGTGTCTCGGGGCTGCCCGCTCTGCCCCGACGGCGGGTCCGCGCAGGCGCAGACGCAGACGCAGGTGCAGGTGCGCGCCCCCGGCCTGGATTCCGCCGGAGGCGCTGCCGCGTCGTGGGGGTCTCCGCCGGCCTGTCCCGCAGCCCTAGCGGCGCCCGAGCGCCTGGGGAGCAGGGTCCCCGACATGAATCCCTGGGTTACACCCCCTTACTGCCCTGGGATGCCGTCGCCCCCGCAGCTCTCCCAAGGGAGAGCCCCCGAGACGGCCCTTTGGACACCGCCGCAGGCCTGTTCCGGAATGCGGACGTCCCCAGAACCTAGGAACCAGGCCATACCCTGGACGCCGCCCCCCGCGACCCCGGAGCTGGCTGTAGTATACCAG GGAATCTCTGTGTCTCCAGAGTCCTGTCTGTTGCCAGAAACCCCACCCCTCCTGTCCCGCCCAGCATGCCAGAGACTCCAGCCTCAGACCCAGTGGGGATGCTGGAACCATAGTGCAGAGGTGCTCCCCAGCTCAGAGGACCAGGGACCAGGCCCTGCCTTCCAGCTCAGTGACGAAAGCCCCTCCCAGAGTTCAGGCCTGCAGCTTAGTGGCTGCCCTGAACTTTGGCAAGAAGATTTGGAGGCGGCCCACCTGGGCATCTTCTACTAA